The Choristoneura fumiferana chromosome 10, NRCan_CFum_1, whole genome shotgun sequence genome has a segment encoding these proteins:
- the kek3 gene encoding leucine-rich repeat, immunoglobulin-like domain-containing kekkon 3 protein: protein MTLSAARGEQLARGMWVLLMLALASAAGAECPRHCECKWRSGKESALCARAGLAAVPPRLDPTTQLLDLSENRLQVLQNDAFASANLLNLQRLYLSACNVKTIRQHAFRALVNLVELDLSRNRIEVVPSHAFDSISELRELRLTKNFITKVKDDAFAAVPHLVRLSLSENKIAEIEPRAFTGLEGSLEYLELDKNKLQILHVAVLAPLRSLKGLELANNPWECSCALRPLRDWMIKKNVPATVVPDCALPPRLMSHSWDRLDLEDFACPPEVSAVSYNFKSIEGDEVTLVCRVGGVPAPRVRWVRAGRLLANSSSNNVNSGRSFILRSEGKTSNLTIKSAELQDTGSYTCNAENRAGKAEAVLSLTIEKKPQGRNFGGRALMAGMAVSAVIVLSSCLVGLCAYETRKKRQLDRWNEQIVTTNRRDDNYEKIEANMKGAVEVPRVLPSDNGRKRGDYRNVPSHDPEDDCAGYLREEVREERDPMTLSFESGWRRAEFDNPVSRNGILERDLHIPRMKDYSKRADKTPESVASSTSTGVLSTHAEHSASNRFNNNPRMRPRLRHERLDNDLSGSDSEKNYPDLIEMSALGTSSYLRSEMKHDPYYFYTIPRRKDGESRSPLLSSRRNSSGGDSGTFFDRVYDKNQPRNVGRRSNSFLDLSSGSSRLRRNPSLPSSPAREQPTVPSATPLLDLSGLRDYTRMEQPMEDFDFRASQLEKFLEEYRTLREQLSRMKETRENLQRNRAVDNEELRSILKGKPSVAVTEMSSGALADAASPLALSPPEYKPHQPRPEWLTTLLYRN from the exons ATGACTTTAAGCGCGGCGCGGGGTGAGCAGCTGGCGCGCGGCATGTGGGTGCTGCTGATGCTCGCTCTGGCGTCGGCCGCCGGCGCCGAGTGCCCGCGCCACTGCGAGTGCAAGTGGCGCAGCGGCAAGGAGTCGGCGCTCTGTGCCCGCGCCGGCCTCGCCGCCGTGCCCCCGCGCCTCGACCCCACCACACAACTCCTAGACCTCTCCGAAAACAGACTACAAGTGCTACAGAACGACGCGTTCGCATCAGCTAACCTTCTCAATCTACAACGACTTTACCTCTCCGCTTGCAACGTTAAAACTATAAGGCAACATGCCTTCCGAGCCCTAGTCAACTTGGTTGAACTTGATCTATCCCGCAACCGAATAGAAGTTGTACCGTCACATGCATTCGATTCGATATCCGAGCTCCGTGAGCTGAGGCTGACCAAAAATTTCATCACTAAAGTCAAAGACGACGCTTTTGCAGCAGTACCACATTTAGTAAGGCTAAGCCTTAGCGAAAACAAAATAGCTGAAATAGAGCCTCGCGCATTCACAGGGCTGGAAGGTTCGCTGGAATATTTGGAgctggataaaaataaattgcaaatTCTTCATGTCGCAGTTTTAGCACCACTACGATCATTGAAGGGTTTAGAGCTCGCCAACAATCCATGGGAATGCTCGTGTGCACTAAGACCGTTGCGGGATTGGATGATAAAGAAGAATGTTCCCGCGACTGTTGTTCCAGACTGTGCTTTACCTCCCCGGCTTATGTCTCATTCTTGGGACCGTCTCGATTTGGAAGACTTCGCTTGTCCGCCAGAAGTCAGTGCAGTATCTTATAACTTTAAAAGTATTGAAGGTGATGAAGTGACATTAGTGTGTCGTGTGGGTGGTGTTCCGGCCCCGCGGGTTCGATGGGTGCGCGCTGGCCGCCTCCTTGCCAATTCAAGTTCTAATAATGTAAATTCAGGTAGATCTTTTATATTACGTAGTGAAGGGAAGACAAGTAACTTAACAATTAAATCAGCTGAGCTGCAAGATACCGGCTCATACACGTGTAATGCGGAGAACCGTGCAGGAAAAGCGGAAGCTGTTCTAAGTTTGACTATAGAAAAGAAACCGCAAGGCAGAAATTTTGGTGGTCGTGCTCTAATGGCCGGTATGGCGGTGTCTGCGGTGATAGTTTTAAGTTCATGTTTAGTAGGACTGTGTGCGTACGAGACTCGTAAAAAAAGACAGTTAGATAGGTGGAACGAACAGATAGTGACAACAAATCGTCGCGATGATAATTATGAGAAGATTGAAGCTAACATGAAGGGTGCTGTTGAAGTTCCGCGTGTATTGCCTTCGGACAATGGTCGTAAGCGTGGTGATTATAGGAACGTGCCATCTCATGATCCAGAAGACGATTGCGCAGGGTATCTTCGCGAGGAGGTGCGGGAAGAAAGAGACCCGATGACGCTTTCATTCGAGTCGGGGTGGCGGAGAGCTGAATTCGATAACCCAGTTAGCAGAAATGGAATTCTAGAGCGAGATTTACACATACCACGGATGAAGGATTACAGTAAAAG agcTGACAAAACTCCAGAATCGGTGGCGAGTTCTACTTCAACGGGAGTATTGAGCACCCACGCAGAGCATTCAGCAAGCAATAGATTCAACAATAACCCTCGCATGCGTCCACGCCTGCGGCACGAACGCCTTGACAACGACCTGTCTGGCAGCGACAGCGAAAAAAACTACCCCGACCTCATAGAAATGAGCGCATTAGGGACATCCTCATACCTTAGAAGCGAAATGAAACACGACCCATACTACTTCTATACAATCCCCAGAAGAAAAGACGGCGAGAGTCGGAGTCCCCTTCTCAGCAGTCGAAGGAACAGTTCCGGTGGTGATTCTGGAACTTTCTTCGATCGGGTGTACGATAAAAATCAGCCGAGAAATGTTGGGCGACGCTCAAATAGTTTCCTCGACTTGTCTTCAGGCAGTAGTCGATTACGACGCAATCCTAGCCTTCCCTCGTCACCTGCGAGAGAGCAGCCCACGGTGCCGTCCGCCACCCCTCTTCTAGATCTTTCCGGACTTCGAGATTACACGCGCATGGAACAGCCTATGGAAGACTTTGACTTCCGTGCGTCGCAGCTCGAGAAATTTTTAGAAGAGTATCGTACTTTACGTGAACAGTTGTCTAGAATGAAAGAGACGAGGGAGAATTTACAGAGAAATAGAGCAGTAGACAATGAGGAGTTGAGGTCGATTTTAAAAGGCAAACCCAGTGTGGCTGTGACCGAAATGTCTTCTGGGGCTTTGGCAGATGCAGCGTCGCCTCTGGCGCTGAGTCCTCCGGAGTACAAGCCTCACCAGCCTCGCCCTGAATGGCTCACGACTTTACTTTATCGCAATTAG